TACGCACGGCTCGCCGTCGACGACGACGGCCGGGTGGAGCTGCGGCGCGCGGTGGACGCGGACAAGGATCAGTCCTATGTGCTCGCCTCGCTCACCGGCGACCAGCTTCGGCACGCGATGTTCCCGGTCGGCGACACGCCCAAGTCGGAGATCCGCGCCGAGGCGGAGCGGCGCGGCCTGACGGTGGCCAAGAAGCCCGACAGCCATGACATCTGTTTCATCCCCGACGGCGACACGCGCCGGTTCCTCGACTCGCGGATCGGCTCGACCGACGGGGCACTGGTCGATGACGAGACGGGCGAGGTGCTCGGCACGCACGGCGGGGTGCACGGCTTCACCGTCGGTCAGCGCAAGGGCCTCGGCCTGCGCACGCCTGCGTCGGACGGCCGCGCTCGGTACGTGCTGTCGGTCGAGCCGGTCTCGCGCACCGTGCGGGTCGGCGCCGCCGAGCGGCTGGAGGTCCGGGAGATCATCACCGACGCGCCGGTCTGGCCGGGCGGACGCCCCGAGGGCGGCCCCGCCGAGTGCGTGGTGCAGATCCGGGCCCACGGTGGCACGGCCTCGGCCGTCGTCGACCAAGAGGGCGATGCGCTGCGGCTGCGGCTGAACGAGGGTGTGCGCGGCGTGGCGCCGGGCCAGGTCGCCGTCCTGTACCGCCCGGACGCCGACTCGGGTGATCTGGTGCTCGGCGCCGCCCGGATCAGTTCCACGCGCTGAATCGAAGACGGCACAAGCGGAGTCGGAGCGGACCACCGGCGGTGGTCGCGTCCGGCTGCGCTGCCGCTCGGGTCGGGTTTCGCGGGCAGGTTCGGCCGCGCCCGATCGCCCGCCCTCGGGTTCGCGGGCCGAAGACGCCGCCGGACGGGGAACGCCGAGGTCGAGAGTGGCCCGGCGTTCCGTCGCGATCTCGCCGTCGGGTGGCGCCGCGCGGAACGGCATCCCCGACTCGTCGCCGTGTGTGCTTGTTTATCCCTCTTATCGAGTGAACGGCTGCCTGAGTGAGCGGCGCTAAGCCGTCTGTCTCTTGATGGGAAAATGCTCCATTGAATCCTCACTTAGGGTGTAATTCCCACGGCGGGGCAATCATTTCCGACACCTTCAGGTAATACGGCCATTTGGGTGTCGAGCCCGCTGTTAGAGTCTTGTCTGTGATCGATTTCGAACACGATCGGCCGAAGACCCTGTCGGACCTGGCCGATCTGCTCACTCCTTGGGCAATTCGGGTGGCCGTCACGCTGCGGCTTCCCGAACTCGTCGACCAGGGCGTCACCACCGTGAGCGAGTTGGCGGCGCGGGTCTCTGCGGACGAGGTGGCGTTGGCCCGGCTGCTCCGTCTGCTCGTGTGCCGCGGTGTGTTCGTGGAATCGGCCGCAGGCGATCTCGCGCTCACCGAGGTCGCTCGCGAGATGATGGGCGGGGCCGCACGAAAGTGGCTCGACCTGGACGGCGCGGGTGGGCGGATGGAGACGGCCTACTCCGGTCTGCTGGAGTCGATCCGCACCGGTGAGGCCGCCTATCCGAAGACTTTCGGCTGTTCCGTGTGGCGTGACTTCGAATCGAGTCCTGCGCTGTCGGAGTCGTTCGGCTCCTATCTCGCCGAACTGGCAGGCGAGTGGGGTCAGGAGCTGGCGGAACGGCATGACTGGTCCGGCGTGTCGAAGGTCGTCGACGTCGGCGGCGGCGACGGGACGCTGATCAGCACGTTGCTGCGGATCCATCCCACGATGCGCGGCGTGCTCGTCGATCTGCCCGCCACCGCGCTGGCCGCGCGGCAGCGACTCGCGGCGGCCGGGCTCGTCGATCGCTGCACGGTGGTCGAGGGCAGCTTCTTCGAACGGCTGCCCGACGGCGGTGACCTGTACGTCCTCGCGCAGGTCCTGCACGACTGGCCGGACGCCGAGGCGGTCGCCATCCTGCGTCGCTGTGCCGAGGCGGCGGGCCGGGGCGGCAGGCTGCTGGTGGTCGAGCGGATCAGGTCGGACGAGTCGCCGAGCCGGGCGGCCGACGCCGCGTTCGCCGCGATGGACCTCCGTATGCTGCTGCTCTTCGGCAGTCTGGAGCGGTCTGCCGATCAGTTCGCGCGGCTCGCCGCCGAGGCAGGGCTGAGCCTGCGGTCCCGAGGGGACGTCGGAGAGCTGGGGCTGCTCGAATTCGTCGTCGATCCCGTGACCGCCGAGCGCGACGAGGCGAGGCGACTGTCGGTGGCGGCAGGCCGGACCTGATCTTCCTGCTCTCGCCGCGCCGCGCCGTGGTCTGCTGACGTCCTGGTCGCCACTGGAGCTGCCGCCGTCGAACCGGCGGGACGTCACCTGGCCGTATTCGACGGCGAAATCTGCTCGATCCGAGAAATCGTGTCGGATCGGCTGCCGTGCCGATCCTGAAATCAGCATGACGATTATTCAAGACTCGATCGACTCGGTCGGGTCACCGTGTGGCGAGATCGGATGATCGTGACGATAGACGACAGACCGGCGGACTGGGAGGCCCTGTCCACCTGGATTGCCGAACTGATCGACGGCGCGGCCGACGACGTGGTGTGGATTCACGGCGATGAGAACGTGACCAGGGGCGATCTGATCGCCCGGGTCGAGGAATTCACGGATCTCTTTCAGCGGGACGGAATCGGCCCCGGCACTACGGTGGCCCTGCGCATCGGGCCCAGTTGCACGTTGTTCTACGTTCTGTTCGGGCTCTGGCGCTGCGGCGCCCAGGTCCTGTTGGTCGATTCACGCGCCAAACCCGCCGAGGTCGATCGCCTGTTCCGTCGGTACGAACCGCAGTTCGAACTGCACTCGGACACCGCAGGCGAGATTAGGGCGGTGTTCCGGGCGACCCGCGAGGTGCTGACCCGATCGACCGGCGGCGGTCGGCCTGCGCAGGGGCCGCACTGTCTGGTGCAGAGCAGTTCCGGGTCCACCGGACGACCCAAGATCATCGGCAGGACCGCGGCGTCGCTCCAGACCGAGCTGGACCGCATCGCCCTGCTGGCAGGCGCGCCCGCTGCGGGCGAACGAGTCCTGTTGCTCGGATCGATGTCGCACTCCTTCGGGCTGATCGTCGGGGTGCTGCACTCGCTGCGGGTGAACGCGACGCTCGTGCTCACCTTCAGCGTCCGACCGCGCGAGCTGCTGGATCTGGCCGCCCGGCAGGACGTCGCGATGATCCTCGGCGTCCCCACCCACTTCGAACTCCTCGCCTCGGTGTTCGACCCGCCCCCGCTGCCGAGCCTGCGGGGTGCGGTGTGCGCGGGCGACGTGCTCGATCGCGGCGTCTTCGATCTGGTCGAGCGCAGGCTCGGCATCCGGCTGGGTCAGGTCTACGGAATGACCGAGGTCGGCGTCATCGCCGCCGACCTGACCGGGCGGCTCGGCCCGCAGGCCGTCGGTGTCCCGCTGCCGGGGATCACGGTGCGCTGCTCGGGCGGCGAGTTGTTCATCGCCATCGACGAGACCCCCTATGTGCGGTCCGACGGCATCGTGCGGGTCGTCGACGGCTGGCTGCGCACCTTCGACCGCGCCGATCAGGACGCCGAGACGGGCGCGCTGCGCATCCTCGGCCGGACCGACTCGGTGATCGCCATCGGCGGACTCAAGGTCGACCTGACCGAGATCGAGGCGGTTCTGCACGAGCACGAGCAGGTCAACGAGGCCGTCGTGACCTACCACGAGGTGATCGAGGCTCACGTCGGCGTCTCGGGCGTGTTGAGCACGGCGGACCTGTTGTCCTGGTGCCGAGAGCGCCTGAGCCACGTGAAGGTGCCCAAACGCGTGCACCTCGGTCCGGCGCTGCCGCGCACCGCCACCGGAAAGCTCATTCGTGACCGTGACCTGCTGCATGCCGCCCGCCCCAGGGTCGTTGACTGAACCGACAGGAGAAGTGAGTGAAGACAGAGGTACGTGACTTCGTCGTCGAGGTGCTGCGTGACGTGCTGCACCTGGAGATCGGGCAGGACGTCACCGACGACACTCCGCTGGAACTGGAGTCCTTGTTCCTGGTCGAGCTGGTCGTGCAGGCCGAGGCGCGGTTCGGCGTCGGGCTGGACGACGAGGAGTTCTATCAGGACCCGCCCGGCACCATCGGCGCCCTCGTCCAGTTCATCGTCGACCGGCGCTCGGCGGCGCAGCCTTCCGGGGCCGTCACGTGATCAGCATGGAGGTCCTGCGTGCACTGCTGACGGAGGCGGGCGTGCCCGGTGCGACGGAGGACGTCGACGCGAACGCCCACGAGCTGGTGCTCGACTCGTTCTCGCTGGTCTGGTTCCTATACGTGCTGGAGGAACGGCACGGAGTCTGGATCGATCCGCGCGATGAGGAGCTGACCGAGTTCACCTCCGTCGCGGGGCTGCACGAGTACCTCAACCGGGCCGGGCGATCAGTCTCGGAGGCACGGAGTGTCTGGTGAGAAGGTCGTGGTGACCGGCTTAGGCGTCTTCACCGCCTTCGGGTTCGGTCTCGATGCGCTGCTGGGCGGCGTCTTCGCCGGTCGAGCCGCCTTCGGCCCCGTCCGGCGGTTCGACGTCAGTCGGTCTCGAGCGAGCCACGCCGCGATCTACCCGGCGGACGGGCCGGACTCGACGCGACTCGCGGCGTGGTCGGGCGGCTCCCCCGGACAGCGGTCCGTGGTGCTCGCCTGTGCACGGGACGCCCTGGCCGGTGCGGGTCTGCAGGGTCCGCTGGATGCCGCGTTGCTGCTCGGAACGGCAGGCGACGACGTCGCACACACCGACTTCTGGTCCGGCTTCGACAAGGCCGAGGCCCGGGCCTCGCAGGAGACCGCCACCTGCCCTTGGGACACCGACGGCGAGACGACCGACGAGGGCGGCGCCCTCGGCCTGTCCGACTGCGTGCCCGCGCATCTCGCCGAGGACGTCGCCCGCCGCCTGGGCCTGACCGGGCCGACCCGTGCCTTCGTCAACGCCTGCGTCGCGTCGACCAATGCGATCGTCCACGGCGCTGCCCTGATCCGCAGCGGTCGAGCCCACACCGTGGTCTGCGGCGGCGCCTCCCTCGTCGGCCCGCACGCCTTCCGGAACTTCGACGCCGCCAAGGCCCTGACGAAAGCTCCTCGGATGCACCCCTTCTCCACGGACCGCGCCGGTCTGCTGCTGGGAGACGGCGCCGCCATGCTCGTGCTGGAGTCCGAGACCAGGGCTCGACGTCGGGGCGCGGAGCCGTTGGGACGCCTGGAGGGCTGGGGGATGTCCGCCGACGCGCATCATCTGGTCCGGCCCGATCCGACCGGGGGAGGGGCGGCGGCCTCAGCGGCCTCGGCGTTGTGTCTCGCAGGCGTCGGCCCCGAACAGGTCGACTATGTCAACGCCCACGGCACCGCGACCCGGTCCAACGACGTTGCGGAGACGGCCGCCCTGCATCGAGTGCTGGGATCACACGCCTCCTCGGTCCCGGTCAGCTCCACCAAGGGCAGCACGGGTCACCTGCTGGAGGCCACCGGAGCGGTCGAGCTGGTCATCGCGCTGCTGGCGTTGCGGGAGGGCATGGTGCCGCCGACCGTGGGCTACGGCGATCCCGATCCGGCGTGCGACCTGGACTACGTGCCGGAGGGACCCCGCCGGATCGCGCTTCGCCGGGTGCTCACGGTGAACTCGGCGGTCGGCGGGCTGAACACCGCGATCCTGGTGGGCAGGCCGTGACCGCCGCGACGGGCTCCGGTCCCGCCAGCTCCGCACCGGTCACCGATGCGCCTGTCCCGCAGGGAGTTCTCGAGGTCGTCGAGGCCGCCTGCCTGCTGCCCTGGGGGGCGGCCGCCGCCGGTCTGCCCGGTGCGGCCGAACGGGCGCTGCCGCCGTTGCCCGGCTTCGCGATGTCCCGGTTCTCCCCGCTGGTGGCCGAGACCGCCCGGCGGCTCCTCAGGGCGGCGGCTGCTCGGGCGCCGATCGACGGCGGTGCCACCGGGATCGTGCTCGCCACCTTGTTCGGCGACTCGACCACCGTCGACCAGCACACCCGCCGCCAGCTTCGCGGCCTGCCGCATAATCCGTTGTTCTTCTACGAGTCGGTGCACAGCGCGGGCGTCGGCATGGTCGGCATCGAACACGGCATCAGCGGCCCGGTCTCCTGTCTCTCGCTGCGCCGCGATTTCACCGCGGAGGCGCTGGCGAGTGCCGATCTGCAGCTGGACGACGACGGAGTCGAACAGGTTCTGCTGATCGGCGTCGAGTTGGCGCCGACCGAGCGCACGCGCGCCGTCCACCGGCAGTGGGCGGCTGCGGACCGAGGTGAATCGCTGCCTGCGGACGATGTCGGCGTCGCGTTGCTGCTCCGTCGACCACGCGATCACGATGCCGTGGTCACCGACGGTGCCGTTCCCGACGACGAGCAGGCCACCGCTCTTCCCGGCCGTCGGCCCCGTCCGGCGGGGAACACCACCGGCCTGCTGCCCGCACCCGGCGACTCGGAGCGCGAGCTGCTGGGACACCTCGCCGGGCTCGTCGCCGTCTGCTCGGCCCTGGACCGGGTCCGTGCCTCGGATCTCACCGGCTCGCTGCTGGTGAGATCCACGTCCGATTTCCGTCCTCACTCGTGACCAGCAGGGAGTGCCACCGTGTCCGCAGCGACGGGTAGCGATGCGATGACCCCACAGCGGCAGGCCGCTGGGGCTCCGGAGCGGCAGGCCGCTGGGGCTCCACAGCGGCGAGCCGCTGCAACGCCGGAGCGGCGAGCCGCTGGAACGCCGGAGCGGCGAGCCGCTGGAACTCCACAGCGGCAGGCAGCAGGCGGGACGCCGATCGTCTCGGCGGACGACCTGATCGACGATCCCGTCGACGGTGTGTCCGGGGCCTTCGGCGCCGCGATCACCAGGCGAATACTGGAGCATCGCGGTTCGACGACGGCACTTCTGACGGAGCTTTCGGGCGCGACCATCTCGCTACGGCTGCTGGAGCAGCGGATCGTCGATCGGTTGCTGGTGCCCGCCGACGTCGCCTCGGTGCTGCGTGCCACCGCCGAACGGGCCGAGGTGATCCTGCGCCGCTCCGCCCTGTTCGACGTGGGGGAGCGGTTGCTCTCGCTGAACTGCACCGTCGCGCCGGTCGGTCTGCCGGAGGACGTGGCGACGGCGCTGACCAGTGCGCAGACTCCGATCGGGATCGGGCTTGACGGTCTGGGCCTCGCCCAACGACGCGAGTTCAGGGCGCGTGGTCGCACGCGCTGGCCCGGCCGGGCCACAGGACGCTGTGCCTTCCGTGAGTACCTGATCCTGCTGGACGACCAGCCCGTGTTGTTCGTGCACGAGGCTTTCAACCCGGCGCTGTTCCCGGTCGACGAGGTGCCGGTGGGCCCGACGCCCGCCTTTCTGCAGTCCGGGCCCGCAGGCCTGGTGCTCGGCCCGGCGGATGGTCGATCGGCATGACTGACGCGATCGACCCGCCCCAGTCCGTCGGTGCGACATCGCGGGCCGCACCACCCGCCGACGCGGCGCATCCTGCCTCGGCTCTCGGCTGCCTGACCAGACAGGAC
The Actinoalloteichus fjordicus DNA segment above includes these coding regions:
- a CDS encoding beta-ketoacyl-[acyl-carrier-protein] synthase family protein, whose protein sequence is MSGEKVVVTGLGVFTAFGFGLDALLGGVFAGRAAFGPVRRFDVSRSRASHAAIYPADGPDSTRLAAWSGGSPGQRSVVLACARDALAGAGLQGPLDAALLLGTAGDDVAHTDFWSGFDKAEARASQETATCPWDTDGETTDEGGALGLSDCVPAHLAEDVARRLGLTGPTRAFVNACVASTNAIVHGAALIRSGRAHTVVCGGASLVGPHAFRNFDAAKALTKAPRMHPFSTDRAGLLLGDGAAMLVLESETRARRRGAEPLGRLEGWGMSADAHHLVRPDPTGGGAAASAASALCLAGVGPEQVDYVNAHGTATRSNDVAETAALHRVLGSHASSVPVSSTKGSTGHLLEATGAVELVIALLALREGMVPPTVGYGDPDPACDLDYVPEGPRRIALRRVLTVNSAVGGLNTAILVGRP
- a CDS encoding methyltransferase, producing the protein MIDFEHDRPKTLSDLADLLTPWAIRVAVTLRLPELVDQGVTTVSELAARVSADEVALARLLRLLVCRGVFVESAAGDLALTEVAREMMGGAARKWLDLDGAGGRMETAYSGLLESIRTGEAAYPKTFGCSVWRDFESSPALSESFGSYLAELAGEWGQELAERHDWSGVSKVVDVGGGDGTLISTLLRIHPTMRGVLVDLPATALAARQRLAAAGLVDRCTVVEGSFFERLPDGGDLYVLAQVLHDWPDAEAVAILRRCAEAAGRGGRLLVVERIRSDESPSRAADAAFAAMDLRMLLLFGSLERSADQFARLAAEAGLSLRSRGDVGELGLLEFVVDPVTAERDEARRLSVAAGRT
- a CDS encoding class I adenylate-forming enzyme family protein; its protein translation is MIVTIDDRPADWEALSTWIAELIDGAADDVVWIHGDENVTRGDLIARVEEFTDLFQRDGIGPGTTVALRIGPSCTLFYVLFGLWRCGAQVLLVDSRAKPAEVDRLFRRYEPQFELHSDTAGEIRAVFRATREVLTRSTGGGRPAQGPHCLVQSSSGSTGRPKIIGRTAASLQTELDRIALLAGAPAAGERVLLLGSMSHSFGLIVGVLHSLRVNATLVLTFSVRPRELLDLAARQDVAMILGVPTHFELLASVFDPPPLPSLRGAVCAGDVLDRGVFDLVERRLGIRLGQVYGMTEVGVIAADLTGRLGPQAVGVPLPGITVRCSGGELFIAIDETPYVRSDGIVRVVDGWLRTFDRADQDAETGALRILGRTDSVIAIGGLKVDLTEIEAVLHEHEQVNEAVVTYHEVIEAHVGVSGVLSTADLLSWCRERLSHVKVPKRVHLGPALPRTATGKLIRDRDLLHAARPRVVD
- a CDS encoding acyl carrier protein; translated protein: MKTEVRDFVVEVLRDVLHLEIGQDVTDDTPLELESLFLVELVVQAEARFGVGLDDEEFYQDPPGTIGALVQFIVDRRSAAQPSGAVT
- the mnmA gene encoding tRNA 2-thiouridine(34) synthase MnmA translates to MARILAAMSGGVDSAVAAARAVEAGHDVVGVHLALSAKPGTLRTGSRGCCTIEDAHDARRAADLLGIPFYVWDFAERFTEDVIEDFVAEYAAGRTPNPCMRCNERIKFEALLEKALGLGFDAVCTGHYARLAVDDDGRVELRRAVDADKDQSYVLASLTGDQLRHAMFPVGDTPKSEIRAEAERRGLTVAKKPDSHDICFIPDGDTRRFLDSRIGSTDGALVDDETGEVLGTHGGVHGFTVGQRKGLGLRTPASDGRARYVLSVEPVSRTVRVGAAERLEVREIITDAPVWPGGRPEGGPAECVVQIRAHGGTASAVVDQEGDALRLRLNEGVRGVAPGQVAVLYRPDADSGDLVLGAARISSTR